Proteins encoded together in one Astatotilapia calliptera chromosome 7, fAstCal1.2, whole genome shotgun sequence window:
- the ccdc152 gene encoding coiled-coil domain-containing protein 152 isoform X1 produces the protein MTKLNCVNLEKFLEEFCQLEQNITEVNGRNSMLEIMLEDANRLVKFYQTKEKSLIEEKDSLLLTVNKLQQTLQEQCNLRVKNERLKNDMADLKQQNERTAEVGKAEVQRLVREMRAEEGRHKRALEDLRQQCGREAEDAHREYFSQLEAKDAECKKLLEKKDLDLEDMKKRLKDQEKESQNELLKLQMEFGAKLARVQSSAQWSQQQQQQQHGPNLPQSVFKRKLQFFQEEKNKEIFALRQRIKELEENQRASSILDSRPKRRKI, from the exons ATGACAAAGTTAAACTGCGTTAATCTTGAGAAATTTCTGGAGGAGTTTTGTCAACTAGAACAG AACATAACTGAAGTTAATGGCAGAAACAGCATGTTGGAGATCATGTTGGAGGATGCTAATAGACTGGTGAAGTTTTACCAGACCAAGGAGAAGAGCCTAATTGAGG AAAAAGATAGCCTTCTTCTCACAGTGAACAAACTGCAGCAGACTCTGCAGGAGCAGTGCAACCTCAGAG TGAAGAATGAGAGACTCAAGAATGATATGGCAGATCTGAAACAGCAGAATGAGAGAACAGCAGAG GTTGGAAAAGCTGAAGTTCAGCGGCTGGTCAGAGAAATGAGAGCAGAAGAAGGGAGACACAAGAGGGCGCTAGAGGATCTAAGACAGCAGTGTGGCAGGGAGGCGGAGGATGCCCACAGGGAGTATTTTAGTCAGT tGGAAGCTAAAGATGCTGAATGTAAGAAGCTGCTGGAGAAAAAGGATCTGGATCTAGAGGACATGAAGAAGAGACTAAAAGATCAGGAAAAGGAGAGTCAGAACGAGCTACTCAAGTTACAGATGGAG TTTGGTGCAAAGTTAGCCAGAGTTCAGAGTTCAGCTCAGTGGagccaacagcagcagcagcagcaacatggCCCAAACCTTCCTCAGAGTGTCTTTAAAAGG aagctgcagtttttccaggaggaaaagaacaaagagaTTTTTGCCCTGCGTCAGAGAATCAAAGAGCTGGAAGAGAATCAGCGTGCCAGCAGCATCCTGGACAGCCGTCCAAAGAGAAGAaagatttaa
- the nim1kb gene encoding serine/threonine-protein kinase NIM1, with amino-acid sequence MPGGQYQVARARLHHSLYSLTDSSDAGPEDEETDNLTPLEKLTRDMCKDEQTIKELIIGRRIGFYMVRGEIGYGTFSRVKLAFHALTRDKVALKILDRTRLDAEAQRLLSREISSMEALHHSNVIRLYEVVETPRRLHLVLEYAGGGDLHSRICSEGKLSDNASKITFAQILSAIKHMHSINIIHRDLKAENVLFTIDGCVKVADFGFSTQMSNCNNALDTFCGSPPYAAPELFRDESYLGPPVDVWAMGVLLFFMVTGTMPFRAETMGKLRRCVIEGNYTIPPWVPGPCQRLIKGILKLVPSERYAIDQMLGCDWLLPVEFPWSFLPSDSMTTLRSLMVSENTSLEEEVEEVRSSLEKLGFTAEHLQNNPLKDSRSPVTGVYRILLHQAQKKKGCDSPPVVRGMVRDPKREGLRAYRGLRHTSKLCVLS; translated from the exons ATGCCTGGAGGCCAGTACCAGGTGGCGCGCGCCAGGCTCCACCACAGCCTCTACAGCCTGACGGACAGCTCTGATGCTGGGCCTGAGGATGAGGAGACAGACAACCTCACTCCCCTGGAGAAGCTCACCAGAGATATGTGCAAGGACGAGCAGACCATCAAGGAGCTGATCATAGGGCGCAGAATTGGATTCTATATGGTCCGCGGGGAGATCGGCTACGGGACATTCTCCAGGGTCAAACTGGCTTTCCACGCTCTGACGAGAG ACAAAGTGGCTCTGAAGATCCTGGATAGGACGAGGCTGGATGCTGAAGCCCAGCGTCTTCTCTCCAGGGAGATCAGCAGCATGGAGGCCCTGCACCACTCAAATGTGATCCGTTTGTATGAGGTCGTGGAAACGCCGAGACGCCTCCACCTGGTGCTGGAGtatgcaggaggaggagacctCCACAGCAGGATATGCAGCGAGGGAAAATTGTCAGACAATGCCAGCAAGATCACCTTCGCCCAGATCCTCTCTGCCATCAAACATATG CACAGCATCAACATCATCCACCGGGACCTGAAAGCAGAGAATGTCCTGTTCACCATCGACGGCTGCGTGAAGGTGGCTGACTTTGGATTCAGCACGCAGATGTCAAACTGCAACAATGCCCTGGACACCTTCTGTGGCTCGCCGCCCTACGCAGCCCCAGAGCTCTTCAGGGATGAGTCCTACCTGGGGCCTCCGGTAGATGTTTGGGCAATGGGAGTCCTGCTTTTCTTCATGGTGACCGGCACCATGCCGTTCCGTGCCGAAACCATGGGCAAGCTGCGGCGCTGCGTCATTGAAGGCAATTACACCATCCCCCCCTGGGTGCCAGGCCCCTGTCAGAGGCTCATAAAAGGCATCTTGAAGCTGGTCCCCAGTGAACGATATGCTATCGACCAGATGCTGGGTTGTGATTGGCTCTTACCTGTGGAGTTCCCCTGGTCGTTTCTCCCTTCCGACTCAATGACCACCCTGCGGAGCCTGATGGTCTCGGAGAACACCAGCCTGGAAGAGGAAGTGGAGGAGGTCAGAAGCTCGCTGGAGAAGCTTGGCTTTACCGCAGAGCACCTGCAAAACAATCCGCTGAAAGACAGCCGGAGTCCTGTCACCGGGGTCTACCGCATCCTGCTTCACCAGGCCCAGAAGAAGAAGGGCTGCGACTCTCCCCCAGTAGTCCGAGGGATGGTGAGAGACCCCAAGAGGGAGGGGCTCCGGGCCTACAGGGGCCTCAGGCACACCTCCAAGTTATGTGTGCTTTCATAA
- the LOC113027367 gene encoding growth arrest and DNA damage-inducible protein GADD45 gamma-like: MTFEEVLIQKPTERAQCAGTALEEVLVTAKDNDSLTVGVYECAKVMNLDPDSVSFCVLAMDEEFECDIALQIHFTLIQSFCFDNDISIVRVSDMQRLVEIVGDKAEQFEDAHCVLITNPADGSWEDPALEKLHLFCEESRHLNDWVPEISLPER; this comes from the exons ATGACTTTTGAGGAGGTCCTGATCCAGAAACCCACCGAGCGTGCTCAGTGCGCCGGCACTGCCCTCGAGGAGGTCCTGGTGACCGCCAAAGACAACGACTCCCTCACCGTTGGTGTCTACGAGTGCGCAAAAGTTATGAACCT AGACCCGGACAGTGTGTCTTTCTGCGTCCTGGCCATGGATGAGGAGTTTGAGTGTGACATCGCCCTCCAGATCCACTTCACCCTCATCCAGTCCTTCTGCTTCGACAACGACATCAGCATCGTCAGAGTGAGCGACATGCAGCGTCTAGTGGAGATTGTTGGGGACAAGGCGGAACAGTTTGAAGATGCGCACTGCGTCCTCATCACG AACCCGGCTGACGGGTCTTGGGAGGACCCCGCTCTGGAGAAGCTGCACCTGTTCTGTGAGGAGAGCAGGCATCTGAACGACTGGGTTCCTGAGATCAGCCTCCCCGAGCGCTGA
- the ghrb gene encoding growth hormone receptor b isoform X3: protein MMTFRCRWNVGPFQNLSDLRALRLFYFINVPPHLSSKNWSECPHYSNETPNECFFDQNHTSIWTYYNVQLRSRDETILYDEKGFFVNDIVQPDPPVSLNWMLLNVSLTGIHYDILLSWKPPPSSGVETGWMKLQYEVQHRDNSSRVWEMADPVLSTRCSLYGLQTNINHEIRVRCKMLGGKEFGEFSKSVFIHIPSKVSRFPVVALLIFGALCLVGILMLVIISQQEKWMVILLPPVPGPKIKGIDSELLKSGKLRELTSILGGPPDLRPELYNSDPWMEFIDLDIEEQSDRVTELDTDCLMNHHLTSNCSPLSLVFRDDDSGHASCCDPDLPCDPEPSPFLPLFPNLALSQETLCAATSEPSSPIQSCNSGELPSFVTDRDTLYTQVSEVRSSGKVLLLPEEQTEGEKMPSKEKEDEIVVEKEKKEFQLLVMNADHRDYTSELNAGKTSPELSTGDLTEPCKTFPSPPYESNTTSPPPIPAPVYTVVEGVDRQNSLLLSPNSAPASHLIIPKNMPTPDGYLTANLLGSITP from the exons ATGATGACTTTCCGTTGCAGATGGAATGTTGGCCCTTTCCAGAATCTCTCTGATCTCAGAGCTCTCCGCTTATTCTACTTTATAAATGT ACCCCCTCATCTGTCTTCAAAAAATTGGAGTGAATGTCCTCACTACAGCAACGAGACGCCAAACGAGTGCTTTTTCGATCAGAACCACACCTCGATCTGGACATATTACAACGTCCAGCTCCGTTCCAGGGATGAGACCATCCTCTATGATGAGAAGGGTTTCTTTGTTAATGACATTG TGCAACCGGATCCTCCTGTCAGCCTGAACTGGATGCTGCTGAATGTGAGTTTGACTGGCATCCACTATGACATACTGTTGAGCTGGAAGCCTCCTCCATCTTCAGGTGTGGAGACAGGGTGGATGAAGCTGCAGTATGAAGTTCAGCACCGTGACAACAGCTCCAGGGTGTGGGAAATG GCTGACCCTGTTTTGAGTACAAGGTGCTCCCTTTACGGGCTTCAAACTAACATCAATCATGAGATCCGGGTTCGGTGCAAAATGCTCGGTGGGAAAGAGTTTGGAGAATTCAGCAAATCTGTCTTCATTCACATCCCATCGAAAG TTTCAAGATTCCCCGTGGTGGCTTTGCTCATCTTTGGTGCCTTGTGTTTAGTGGGAATCCTGATGTTGGTTATCATATCACAGCAAGAAAA GTGGATGGTTATCCTTTTGCCTCCTGTTCCTGGAcccaaaattaaaggaattgactCTGAACTTCTCAAG AGTGGGAAGCTTAGGGAATTGACATCAATCCTGGGTGGTCCTCCTGATTTGAGGCCGGAGCTCTACAACTCCGACCCCTGGATGGAATTTATCGATCTGGACATTGAAGAGCAAAGCGACAGAGTGACAGAACTGGACACTGACTGTCTCATGAACCACCACCTGACTTCTAACTGCTCCCCACTATCACTTGTCTTCAGAGATGACGATTCAGGTCATGCAAGCTGCTGCGATCCAGATCTCCCATGCGACCCAGAACCATCacctttccttcctctgttcCCAAATCTTGCCCTCAGTCAGGAGACATTATGTGCAGCAACCTCCGAGCCAAGCTCTCCCATCCAAAGCTGCAACTCTGGGGAGCTTCCTTCATTCGTAACGGACAGAGACACTTTGTACACCCAGGTGAGTGAGGTGAGGTCATCGGGCAAGGTGTTGCTCTTACCTGAGGAACAGACAGAGGGGGAGAAAATGCCTAGTAAAGAGAAGGAGGACGAAATTGTggtagagaaagagaagaaagagttTCAGCTCCTCGTGATGAATGCAGATCACAGAGACTACACTTCAGAGCTCAATGCAGGAAAAACAAGCCCAGAATTATCCACAGGGGACCTGACTGAACCCTGTAAAACATTTCCGTCACCTCCCTATGAATCAAACACCACCTCGCCCCCACCAATCCCTGCTCCTGTCTACACTGTGGTCGAAGGTGTTGATAGACAGAACAGTCTCTTACTGTCACCAAATTCAGCTCCAGCCTCACATCTGATAATTCCAAAGAACATGCCGACACCAGACGGCTACCTGACCGCTAACCTTCTGGGAAGTATCACACCGTAA
- the ghrb gene encoding growth hormone receptor b isoform X2: protein MAHTLTMLLFVLHILTASVLQSASEPVLSERRPHLTGCASPDMMTFRCRWNVGPFQNLSDLRALRLFYFINVPPHLSSKNWSECPHYSNETPNECFFDQNHTSIWTYYNVQLRSRDETILYDEKGFFVNDIVQPDPPVSLNWMLLNVSLTGIHYDILLSWKPPPSSGVETGWMKLQYEVQHRDNSSRVWEMADPVLSTRCSLYGLQTNINHEIRVRCKMLGGKEFGEFSKSVFIHIPSKVSRFPVVALLIFGALCLVGILMLVIISQQEKWMVILLPPVPGPKIKGIDSELLKSGKLRELTSILGGPPDLRPELYNSDPWMEFIDLDIEEQSDRVTELDTDCLMNHHLTSNCSPLSLVFRDDDSGHASCCDPDLPCDPEPSPFLPLFPNLALSQETLCAATSEPSSPIQSCNSGELPSFVTDRDTLYTQVSEVRSSGKVLLLPEEQTEGEKMPSKEKEDEIVVEKEKKEFQLLVMNADHRDYTSELNAGKTSPELSTGDLTEPCKTFPSPPYESNTTSPPPIPAPVYTVVEGVDRQNSLLLSPNSAPASHLIIPKNMPTPDGYLTANLLGSITP from the exons TTCTCTCTGAGAGACGTCCACACCTCACTGGCTGTGCTTCCCCAGACATGATGACTTTCCGTTGCAGATGGAATGTTGGCCCTTTCCAGAATCTCTCTGATCTCAGAGCTCTCCGCTTATTCTACTTTATAAATGT ACCCCCTCATCTGTCTTCAAAAAATTGGAGTGAATGTCCTCACTACAGCAACGAGACGCCAAACGAGTGCTTTTTCGATCAGAACCACACCTCGATCTGGACATATTACAACGTCCAGCTCCGTTCCAGGGATGAGACCATCCTCTATGATGAGAAGGGTTTCTTTGTTAATGACATTG TGCAACCGGATCCTCCTGTCAGCCTGAACTGGATGCTGCTGAATGTGAGTTTGACTGGCATCCACTATGACATACTGTTGAGCTGGAAGCCTCCTCCATCTTCAGGTGTGGAGACAGGGTGGATGAAGCTGCAGTATGAAGTTCAGCACCGTGACAACAGCTCCAGGGTGTGGGAAATG GCTGACCCTGTTTTGAGTACAAGGTGCTCCCTTTACGGGCTTCAAACTAACATCAATCATGAGATCCGGGTTCGGTGCAAAATGCTCGGTGGGAAAGAGTTTGGAGAATTCAGCAAATCTGTCTTCATTCACATCCCATCGAAAG TTTCAAGATTCCCCGTGGTGGCTTTGCTCATCTTTGGTGCCTTGTGTTTAGTGGGAATCCTGATGTTGGTTATCATATCACAGCAAGAAAA GTGGATGGTTATCCTTTTGCCTCCTGTTCCTGGAcccaaaattaaaggaattgactCTGAACTTCTCAAG AGTGGGAAGCTTAGGGAATTGACATCAATCCTGGGTGGTCCTCCTGATTTGAGGCCGGAGCTCTACAACTCCGACCCCTGGATGGAATTTATCGATCTGGACATTGAAGAGCAAAGCGACAGAGTGACAGAACTGGACACTGACTGTCTCATGAACCACCACCTGACTTCTAACTGCTCCCCACTATCACTTGTCTTCAGAGATGACGATTCAGGTCATGCAAGCTGCTGCGATCCAGATCTCCCATGCGACCCAGAACCATCacctttccttcctctgttcCCAAATCTTGCCCTCAGTCAGGAGACATTATGTGCAGCAACCTCCGAGCCAAGCTCTCCCATCCAAAGCTGCAACTCTGGGGAGCTTCCTTCATTCGTAACGGACAGAGACACTTTGTACACCCAGGTGAGTGAGGTGAGGTCATCGGGCAAGGTGTTGCTCTTACCTGAGGAACAGACAGAGGGGGAGAAAATGCCTAGTAAAGAGAAGGAGGACGAAATTGTggtagagaaagagaagaaagagttTCAGCTCCTCGTGATGAATGCAGATCACAGAGACTACACTTCAGAGCTCAATGCAGGAAAAACAAGCCCAGAATTATCCACAGGGGACCTGACTGAACCCTGTAAAACATTTCCGTCACCTCCCTATGAATCAAACACCACCTCGCCCCCACCAATCCCTGCTCCTGTCTACACTGTGGTCGAAGGTGTTGATAGACAGAACAGTCTCTTACTGTCACCAAATTCAGCTCCAGCCTCACATCTGATAATTCCAAAGAACATGCCGACACCAGACGGCTACCTGACCGCTAACCTTCTGGGAAGTATCACACCGTAA
- the LOC113027366 gene encoding growth arrest and DNA damage-inducible protein GADD45 gamma-like, translated as MQSPGKSLKEALLCAQSEERLTVGVYESAKIMTEDPDSVSFCVLAMDEEFECDIALQIHFTLIQSFCFDNDISIVRVSDMQRLVEIVGDKAEQFEDAHCVLITNPADGSWEDPALEKLHLFCEESRHLNDWVPEISLPER; from the exons ATGCAGTCTCCTGGAAAATCTCTGAAGGAAGCTCTGCTGTGTGCTCAGAGCGAGGAGCGACTCACTGTTGGAGTCTATGAGAGCGCAAAAATTATGACTGA AGACCCGGACAGTGTGTCTTTCTGCGTCCTGGCCATGGATGAGGAGTTTGAGTGTGACATCGCCCTCCAGATCCACTTCACCCTCATCCAGTCCTTCTGCTTCGACAACGACATCAGCATCGTCAGAGTGAGCGACATGCAGCGTCTGGTGGAGATTGTTGGGGACAAGGCGGAACAGTTTGAAGATGCGCACTGCGTCCTCATCACG AACCCGGCTGACGGGTCTTGGGAGGACCCCGCTCTGGAGAAGCTGCACCTGTTCTGTGAGGAGAGCAGGCATCTGAACGACTGGGTTCCTGAGATCAGCCTCCCCGAGCGCTGA
- the ghrb gene encoding growth hormone receptor b isoform X1 yields MLVSFQQPLNQSKTLHTMAHTLTMLLFVLHILTASVLQSASEPVLSERRPHLTGCASPDMMTFRCRWNVGPFQNLSDLRALRLFYFINVPPHLSSKNWSECPHYSNETPNECFFDQNHTSIWTYYNVQLRSRDETILYDEKGFFVNDIVQPDPPVSLNWMLLNVSLTGIHYDILLSWKPPPSSGVETGWMKLQYEVQHRDNSSRVWEMADPVLSTRCSLYGLQTNINHEIRVRCKMLGGKEFGEFSKSVFIHIPSKVSRFPVVALLIFGALCLVGILMLVIISQQEKWMVILLPPVPGPKIKGIDSELLKSGKLRELTSILGGPPDLRPELYNSDPWMEFIDLDIEEQSDRVTELDTDCLMNHHLTSNCSPLSLVFRDDDSGHASCCDPDLPCDPEPSPFLPLFPNLALSQETLCAATSEPSSPIQSCNSGELPSFVTDRDTLYTQVSEVRSSGKVLLLPEEQTEGEKMPSKEKEDEIVVEKEKKEFQLLVMNADHRDYTSELNAGKTSPELSTGDLTEPCKTFPSPPYESNTTSPPPIPAPVYTVVEGVDRQNSLLLSPNSAPASHLIIPKNMPTPDGYLTANLLGSITP; encoded by the exons TTCTCTCTGAGAGACGTCCACACCTCACTGGCTGTGCTTCCCCAGACATGATGACTTTCCGTTGCAGATGGAATGTTGGCCCTTTCCAGAATCTCTCTGATCTCAGAGCTCTCCGCTTATTCTACTTTATAAATGT ACCCCCTCATCTGTCTTCAAAAAATTGGAGTGAATGTCCTCACTACAGCAACGAGACGCCAAACGAGTGCTTTTTCGATCAGAACCACACCTCGATCTGGACATATTACAACGTCCAGCTCCGTTCCAGGGATGAGACCATCCTCTATGATGAGAAGGGTTTCTTTGTTAATGACATTG TGCAACCGGATCCTCCTGTCAGCCTGAACTGGATGCTGCTGAATGTGAGTTTGACTGGCATCCACTATGACATACTGTTGAGCTGGAAGCCTCCTCCATCTTCAGGTGTGGAGACAGGGTGGATGAAGCTGCAGTATGAAGTTCAGCACCGTGACAACAGCTCCAGGGTGTGGGAAATG GCTGACCCTGTTTTGAGTACAAGGTGCTCCCTTTACGGGCTTCAAACTAACATCAATCATGAGATCCGGGTTCGGTGCAAAATGCTCGGTGGGAAAGAGTTTGGAGAATTCAGCAAATCTGTCTTCATTCACATCCCATCGAAAG TTTCAAGATTCCCCGTGGTGGCTTTGCTCATCTTTGGTGCCTTGTGTTTAGTGGGAATCCTGATGTTGGTTATCATATCACAGCAAGAAAA GTGGATGGTTATCCTTTTGCCTCCTGTTCCTGGAcccaaaattaaaggaattgactCTGAACTTCTCAAG AGTGGGAAGCTTAGGGAATTGACATCAATCCTGGGTGGTCCTCCTGATTTGAGGCCGGAGCTCTACAACTCCGACCCCTGGATGGAATTTATCGATCTGGACATTGAAGAGCAAAGCGACAGAGTGACAGAACTGGACACTGACTGTCTCATGAACCACCACCTGACTTCTAACTGCTCCCCACTATCACTTGTCTTCAGAGATGACGATTCAGGTCATGCAAGCTGCTGCGATCCAGATCTCCCATGCGACCCAGAACCATCacctttccttcctctgttcCCAAATCTTGCCCTCAGTCAGGAGACATTATGTGCAGCAACCTCCGAGCCAAGCTCTCCCATCCAAAGCTGCAACTCTGGGGAGCTTCCTTCATTCGTAACGGACAGAGACACTTTGTACACCCAGGTGAGTGAGGTGAGGTCATCGGGCAAGGTGTTGCTCTTACCTGAGGAACAGACAGAGGGGGAGAAAATGCCTAGTAAAGAGAAGGAGGACGAAATTGTggtagagaaagagaagaaagagttTCAGCTCCTCGTGATGAATGCAGATCACAGAGACTACACTTCAGAGCTCAATGCAGGAAAAACAAGCCCAGAATTATCCACAGGGGACCTGACTGAACCCTGTAAAACATTTCCGTCACCTCCCTATGAATCAAACACCACCTCGCCCCCACCAATCCCTGCTCCTGTCTACACTGTGGTCGAAGGTGTTGATAGACAGAACAGTCTCTTACTGTCACCAAATTCAGCTCCAGCCTCACATCTGATAATTCCAAAGAACATGCCGACACCAGACGGCTACCTGACCGCTAACCTTCTGGGAAGTATCACACCGTAA
- the ccdc152 gene encoding coiled-coil domain-containing protein 152 isoform X2, giving the protein MTKLNCVNLEKFLEEFCQLEQNITEVNGRNSMLEIMLEDANRLVKFYQTKEKSLIEEKDSLLLTVNKLQQTLQEQCNLRVKNERLKNDMADLKQQNERTAEVGKAEVQRLVREMRAEEGRHKRALEDLRQQCGREAEDAHREYFMEAKDAECKKLLEKKDLDLEDMKKRLKDQEKESQNELLKLQMEFGAKLARVQSSAQWSQQQQQQQHGPNLPQSVFKRKLQFFQEEKNKEIFALRQRIKELEENQRASSILDSRPKRRKI; this is encoded by the exons ATGACAAAGTTAAACTGCGTTAATCTTGAGAAATTTCTGGAGGAGTTTTGTCAACTAGAACAG AACATAACTGAAGTTAATGGCAGAAACAGCATGTTGGAGATCATGTTGGAGGATGCTAATAGACTGGTGAAGTTTTACCAGACCAAGGAGAAGAGCCTAATTGAGG AAAAAGATAGCCTTCTTCTCACAGTGAACAAACTGCAGCAGACTCTGCAGGAGCAGTGCAACCTCAGAG TGAAGAATGAGAGACTCAAGAATGATATGGCAGATCTGAAACAGCAGAATGAGAGAACAGCAGAG GTTGGAAAAGCTGAAGTTCAGCGGCTGGTCAGAGAAATGAGAGCAGAAGAAGGGAGACACAAGAGGGCGCTAGAGGATCTAAGACAGCAGTGTGGCAGGGAGGCGGAGGATGCCCACAGGGAGTATTTTA tGGAAGCTAAAGATGCTGAATGTAAGAAGCTGCTGGAGAAAAAGGATCTGGATCTAGAGGACATGAAGAAGAGACTAAAAGATCAGGAAAAGGAGAGTCAGAACGAGCTACTCAAGTTACAGATGGAG TTTGGTGCAAAGTTAGCCAGAGTTCAGAGTTCAGCTCAGTGGagccaacagcagcagcagcagcaacatggCCCAAACCTTCCTCAGAGTGTCTTTAAAAGG aagctgcagtttttccaggaggaaaagaacaaagagaTTTTTGCCCTGCGTCAGAGAATCAAAGAGCTGGAAGAGAATCAGCGTGCCAGCAGCATCCTGGACAGCCGTCCAAAGAGAAGAaagatttaa